A section of the Oryza sativa Japonica Group chromosome 1, ASM3414082v1 genome encodes:
- the LOC4325571 gene encoding RING-H2 finger protein ATL39: MATVGAVDGVEVVSALIGQYYDGLALELVVFSLAIVVLRYAAVLYANHLVDSLSELQAAVGAGIGGSSSGGGLDSAAIARLPCFVLPPRRGGSAAAAAAECAVCLGAVEEGETVRALPCCPHAFHARCVDAWLRLRPTCPLCRADVPVPARPTAPRRRHVPRGTVE; this comes from the coding sequence ATGGCGACGGTGGGCGCCGTGGACGGCGTTGAAGTTGTGAGCGCACTGATCGGCCAGTACTACGACGGGCTGGCGCTGGAGCTCGTGGTGTTCTCCCTCGCCATCGTCGTCCTGCGGTACGCCGCGGTGCTCTACGCGAACCACCTGGTCGACAGCCTGAGCGAGCTccaggcggcggtcggcgccgggATCGGCGGCTCGTCGTCGGGAGGCGGCCTCGACTCCGCCGCCATTGCGCGGCTGCCCTGCTTCGTGCTCCCTCCCCGCCGCGGAGgtagtgcggcggcggcggcggcggagtgcgcGGTGTGCCTGGGCGCCGTGGAGGAAGGGGAGACGGTGCGCGCGCTCCCCTGCTGCCCGCACGCCTTCCACGCCCGCTGCGTCGACGCCTGGCTGCGCCTGCGGCCGACGTGCCCCCTGTGCCGCGCCGACGTGccggtgccggcgaggccgacaGCTCCACGACGCAGGCACGTGCCTCGTGGCACAGTGGAGTGA
- the LOC107278670 gene encoding RING-H2 finger protein ATL8, with product MRAMGANDGHLDATSNNRGGLHEQTTTGCLPVDQSCFALSRLSYRRSSSSNPRACCSTTSYLEVLAISLASLLVIVLVLCAIRCYRMRRAVNRVTVAAASAAAAAAAAGNVTNKKRPAPGLGEDAIAALPKFEYRGTGDECDRWECSICLCAVADGEVARQLPRCMHLFHRGCVDMWLVAHTTCPVCRAEVVVNKPPDEDDGRCAETPEDEAAPPASALEPARLENGERDLEAQ from the coding sequence ATGCGCGCCATGGGCGCCAATGACGGCCACCTCGACGCCACCAGCAACAACAGGGGCGGCCTGCACGAGCAGACCACCACCGGCTGCCTCCCCGTCGACCAGTCCTGCTTCGCGCTCTCCCGGCTGTCGtaccgccgcagcagcagcagcaacccgCGCGCGTGCTGCTCCACCACCTCCTACCTCGAGGTCCTCGCCATCTCCTTGGCCTCGCTGCTCGTCATCGTGCTCGTGCTCTGCGCCATACGGTGCTACCGCATGCGGCGCGCGGTGAACCGGGTCACGGTGGcagccgcgtcggcggcggcggcggcggcggcggccgggaacgTCACCAACAAGAAGCGGCCGGCGCCGGGCCTCGGCGAGGACGCCATCGCCGCGCTGCCCAAGTTCGAGTACCGCGGCACGGGCGACGAGTGCGACCGGTGGGAGTGCTCGATATGCCTCTGCGCGGtggccgacggcgaggtggcCAGGCAGCTGCCCAGGTGCATGCACCTCTTCCACCGGGGCTGCGTCGACATGTGGCTCGTCGCGCACACCACCTGCCCCGTGTGCCGGGCGGAGGTGGTGGTCAACAAACCGccggacgaggacgacggcagGTGCGCGGAGACGCCGGAGGAtgaggccgcgccgccggcgtcggcgctgGAGCCGGCGAGATTGGAGAATGGCGAGAGGGACTTGGAGGCGCAATAG
- the LOC107278375 gene encoding RING-H2 finger protein ATL39, with translation MSSSNGTTTYLPGGEAAGGGGGGNSGCCSTTTLFGALAASFALSFFLITIFICLRALRVARRRRDRPLVMEQEQRRPTPPRFGLDAAAIARLPSFPYVRARDDGEVSDSASSSSVECAVCLSAVDEGETVRQLPACGHVFHRECIDMWLSSRASCPVCRGKAAPADELADAIVARIAVTPDLVGPRVSMSVVVPVEMLKGEMVGASSTSRAASAPPEQLDARAPGPETDLESK, from the coding sequence atgtcGTCGTCAAATGGCACGACGACATACTTgccgggaggagaggcggccggcggcggcggcggcggcaactccgGATGCTGCAGCACCACGACGTTGTTCGGCGCGTTGGCCGCGTCGTTCGCCCTGAGCTTCTTCCTCATCACCATCTTCATCTGCCTTCGAGCACTCCGCGttgctcgtcgccggcgtgaTCGTCCCCTGGTCATGGAgcaggagcagcggcggccgacgccgccTAGGTTCGGCCtagacgccgccgccatcgcgcgCCTCCCGTCGTTCCCGTACGTGCGAGCCCGTGACGACGGCGAGGTCTCGgactcggcgtcgtcgtcgtcggtggagTGCGCGGTGTGCCTCAGCGCCGTCGACGAGGGGGAGACGGTGAGGCAGCTCCCGGCGTGCGGGCACGTGTTCCACCGGGAGTGCATCGACATGTGGCTCTCGTCCCGCGCCTCGTGCCCGGTGTGccgcgggaaggccgcgccggccgacgagctcgccgacgcCATAGTCGCGCGCATAGCGGTGACGCCCGACCTCGTCGGGCCACGCGTGTCTATGTCCGTCGTCGTGCCGGTTGAGATGCTGAAGGGTGAAATGGTGGGCGCGTCGTCAACGTCGCGtgccgcgtcggcgccgccaGAGCAGCTCGATGCGCGAGCGCCTGGCCCGGAAACGGACTTGGAGAGTAAATAG